Within Pelotomaculum schinkii, the genomic segment CAATCCGAAGCAACACTGTAGTATGTGGTTTGTAAGAAGGGTAGAGGGTATAAGCTGTGCCGCTGATGTAGTTACCGCCGCCAAGTCCGATACCTTTGCCGAAGGGCAGTTTGCCGTGCTTTTCAAGATAGCCTGATTTCTCCACGACGGTCTGCAGGCATCTCTTATACTCGGTGTGCGGCACGTACATATTGTTGGCTGCTGTATAGCCTGAAACACAAGCATTTCTCATCCTCAGTTCATACGGGCTGATGCCCATCATCTCAGCCAGCTCGTCCAGCATGCACTCAAAGGCAAACTTAGGCTGCACCCCGCCGAGACCACGCATGGCGCCCATGGGAGGCTTGTTGGTATATACGTTTCTTACATAGGAACGGGCGTTGGGCACCTTGTAGGGCAGGTGGATCATGGACGCTGTGTAGAACATCACCACGACACCCCAGCTGGCATATGCGCCCTTGTCCAGGGTATTGTCAAATTCACACGCCAAGATATTGCCGTCTTTGTCGAGACCGATTTTCATCTTCATGTGGGCTGGGTGCCGGCCTTTATTGTTGAAGAATACTTCATTGCGCTCAAAGGTTACTTTGACCGGCTGGCCTGTCTTTCTGGAAAGGAGGCAGGCTACAAACTCATTCGAGCATGCTTCGCCCTTGCCTCCGAAACCGCCGCCAACCGTGGGTATGGTAACCCGGATCTTGCTCATGGGTATTTCTAAAACGTTTGACATCTGAACATGCACATAGTGGGGAACCTGATTGCAGGTCCATACATGCAGTCTACCGGTTTGTGTGTCATAGCTGGCCAGGGCGGACTGCGGTTCAATAAAGCCCTGGTGAGGCATGCCGGTTTTGAATTCTCTTTCTAAAATATATTCACACTGGGCAAAGGCCTTGTCCACGTCGCCGTAAATCTGATCCCCCTGGTGACATATATTGCCAGGCTTATCATCATGGATCAGCACTTCATTTGCCCGCGCCATGGATTCAAACGGATCAGTTAAAACTGGCAGGGGCTCGTATTCCACTTCAATTAAATCAAGGGCGGCCTCGGCGGTTTCTTCATCAATGGCGGCAACAGCGGCCACGCCTTCACCCCAATAGCGGACTTTATCTATAGCCAGTACAGTCTCGTTGCAGTTATGGGGCACGATACCCCATTTGGTGGGAGCTTCGTCTCCGGTGAGGACTGCATAAACCCCCGGCAGCGCGAGCGCTTTGCTGCAATCAATCTTTTTAATTTTCGCGTGCGCGTATTCTTTGCAGCGTTTGATTTTACCGAATAGCATACCCGGCAGCACCATATCGTCGGCATAAACCGCTTCACCTTTTGCTTTGACAGCGGCATCTACCTTCGGCACTTTTCTTCCCACCTGGGAAAACCTTCTCTCATCCAGATATGAAGGTACTCCTTCACGTACATATGATGATTCGCCTTCGGTTACTTCGATTTCTCTTTTATCCCAGGTTTGCATTTACTTCACCCCCTGTGCGGACATGGTTTCGGAAGCCATTTGAATAGCTTCAACGATCCTCTTGTAGCCTGTGCAGCGACAAAGATTTCCTGATATGGCAAGCTTGATTTCCTCCAAGGTGGGCTTGGGATTTTTGTCCAGGAGCCCTTTTGCCGACATGAGCATGCCAGGCGTGCAGTAACCGCACTGGATGGCGCCATGGTTGATAAATGCCTCCTGAAGCGGATGGAGTTGGCCTCCCTGAGCAAGCCCTTCAACAGTTGTAATTTTTTTGCCGTTGCAGGTAATCGCCAGCGTGAGGCAGGATAATGTGGGTTCTCCGTCTACCAGGACCGTGCAAGCGCCACAGTCGCCATTCCCGCAACCTTTTTTGGTGCCGGTAAGACCTATTTTTTTCCTGATCACATCAACAAGCAGGTCCCTGTGGCTGACAACCAGATCATACACACGGCCGTTGATTTCTAATGCAATCTGCTGTTTCATCACTTACACCTCCCGAGCGGCGGCAAACGCCTCTTTGAGTAACTTGCGAGTCAGATTTCCGACCATTTCGTTACGGTACCACTCGGAGGCCCGAACGTCGGAAATCGGCATCGCTTCGCCCTGAGCTGCTGCAGCCGCTTTTTCTACTAATTCATCACTGAATTTCTGCCCAATCAGGAGGGCAGGAACTGCTTCGGATACCAAAGGCCTTATGAAAACCGAACCCATGACGAATTTCACATACTTTACAGTCTGCTTGTCATTTTCCAGTTCCAAATTGACAGCCATATTGACACAGTCAATTTCCAGGGCGTCCCTGGCGCCAGCATAGGTATAGCGGCACACGGAGTTGGGAGAAGGTTCGGGCAGAATAAACTTGGTTAGAATCTCTCCTTCTTGGAGGGCGAGCCTTCTGACGCCCGTAATGAAATCCTCCAGCGGCAATTCCCTATCTCCGGCTGCGCTGCTTAAAACGACTTTGGCGCCATAAGCTACCAGCGGGGTGGGTGTTTCGCCCGACGGTGAAGCGTTACAGCTGTTACCGCCGATTGTAGCCATGTGCCTTACCTGATTACTGCCAAGCTGGCTTGCTGCATAAGCAAGGGCGGGGTATTTTTCTTTCACTATTTCCGAATACTGTAATTCCGCAATCTTTGTGGTAGCGCCGATTTCCATACCTTTACCAGGCTCGTACTTGATGCCTTTAAACTCTTTAATGTTCTTGATGTCAATCACGTATTCCGGGCTTATTACCTTGTCTTTCATCAACACGATCAGGTCTGTGCCACCGGCAAGGATCCTAGCCTTGCTTCCCAGACGGCCTACTAATTCAAACGCTTCGCCAGGCGTCTTGGGAGCTAAATACTCAAAGTTATTCGTATACATCTTTGTAAGACACCTCCTTCTTATCCTTTCCACTACTCATGCGTTACCACTTTCTCGACCTCTTGCTGCAGGAATCTCTCTTGGTGTTTTCTTGGGCATGCCCCCTTTATTTGATTCAACACCAGGGAAGCCTTCTAGTTAACCCGTTGCCTGTTTCCCTTGGAAGTCATAGCATTAATTATTGAACCAACCCTCGGAAATAAGGCAAT encodes:
- a CDS encoding xanthine dehydrogenase family protein molybdopterin-binding subunit, which translates into the protein MQTWDKREIEVTEGESSYVREGVPSYLDERRFSQVGRKVPKVDAAVKAKGEAVYADDMVLPGMLFGKIKRCKEYAHAKIKKIDCSKALALPGVYAVLTGDEAPTKWGIVPHNCNETVLAIDKVRYWGEGVAAVAAIDEETAEAALDLIEVEYEPLPVLTDPFESMARANEVLIHDDKPGNICHQGDQIYGDVDKAFAQCEYILEREFKTGMPHQGFIEPQSALASYDTQTGRLHVWTCNQVPHYVHVQMSNVLEIPMSKIRVTIPTVGGGFGGKGEACSNEFVACLLSRKTGQPVKVTFERNEVFFNNKGRHPAHMKMKIGLDKDGNILACEFDNTLDKGAYASWGVVVMFYTASMIHLPYKVPNARSYVRNVYTNKPPMGAMRGLGGVQPKFAFECMLDELAEMMGISPYELRMRNACVSGYTAANNMYVPHTEYKRCLQTVVEKSGYLEKHGKLPFGKGIGLGGGNYISGTAYTLYPSYKPHTTVLLRIDTEGGVTLHCACTDIGQGVNTVMAQMAAEALGVYFEDIHIQSQDTEIGCFDLGTFASRLTYATGHAIRQAAEPINQKLKEIAASMLGVRADHLVIKDHKIFSTYERKYSIEWDKVVQVAINTVGALVGIGHFSPPRRKGIDIVTGNRIQGANIGHSPTFGFSCQVHEVEVDTETGRIRVKKVTESGDMGTMINPMHADAQVEGSIVYNMGSALYEDQVIDSKTGEHLNPNFHDYKMPTVMEMPEMSINTLKDSYDPTAPFGAKETGEGAVQPTFPAITNAVYDAIGVRFYQVPITPEMVLRALKEKKEKEAKC
- a CDS encoding (2Fe-2S)-binding protein, coding for MKQQIALEINGRVYDLVVSHRDLLVDVIRKKIGLTGTKKGCGNGDCGACTVLVDGEPTLSCLTLAITCNGKKITTVEGLAQGGQLHPLQEAFINHGAIQCGYCTPGMLMSAKGLLDKNPKPTLEEIKLAISGNLCRCTGYKRIVEAIQMASETMSAQGVK
- a CDS encoding FAD binding domain-containing protein — translated: MYTNNFEYLAPKTPGEAFELVGRLGSKARILAGGTDLIVLMKDKVISPEYVIDIKNIKEFKGIKYEPGKGMEIGATTKIAELQYSEIVKEKYPALAYAASQLGSNQVRHMATIGGNSCNASPSGETPTPLVAYGAKVVLSSAAGDRELPLEDFITGVRRLALQEGEILTKFILPEPSPNSVCRYTYAGARDALEIDCVNMAVNLELENDKQTVKYVKFVMGSVFIRPLVSEAVPALLIGQKFSDELVEKAAAAAQGEAMPISDVRASEWYRNEMVGNLTRKLLKEAFAAAREV